CCACCTACGAGCGGCGCCGCCGCGACCTGACCCGGCTGCGTGCGGCCGTGGCCCGGCTGGGCTGACGGCGGGTTCCCGCGCCGGGCCCGGGGGACCGTTCAGGAGGCGGTCGCCACCAGGCCGGGGGTCGTTCAGGAGGCGGTCGCCACCGGGCGGTCGGTGCGGTCGGCGGGGGCCGGACGGCGGGTCAGCACCCGGGGGCCGGCGTCGGTGACGGCGACCGTGTGCTCCGAATGGGCGGTGCGGGAGCCGTCGGCGGAGCGGATGGTCCAGCCGTCGTCGTCGACCCGGATCTCGTCGGTCGAGCGGCACAGCCAGGGTTCGATGGCGATGGTGAGGCCGGGGGTGAGCTTCATGCCCCGGCGGGGGCGGCCACTGTTGGCGACGTGCGGGGCCTCGTGCATCGTCCGCCCGATGCCGTGGCCGCCGAACTCGCCGTTGACCCGGTAGCCGTAGGAGTGTGCGACCTCGCCGATCGCGGCCGAGACGTCACCGAGCCGGCCGCCGGGTCGGGCGGCGGCGATGCCGGCCTCCAGGGCGACCTCGGTGGCCTCGATCAGCCGCAGGTCG
The genomic region above belongs to Micromonospora sp. WMMD1128 and contains:
- the map gene encoding type I methionyl aminopeptidase, with protein sequence MIELKSTDEIARMAVTGQFVGELLAELSGVAAVGVNLMDIERHARRRIAERGAESCYWDYSPSFGRGPFRNVLCLSVNDAVLHGLPHDYVLRDGDLLSIDMAVTIDGWAADSALSFVVGTPDPADLRLIEATEVALEAGIAAARPGGRLGDVSAAIGEVAHSYGYRVNGEFGGHGIGRTMHEAPHVANSGRPRRGMKLTPGLTIAIEPWLCRSTDEIRVDDDGWTIRSADGSRTAHSEHTVAVTDAGPRVLTRRPAPADRTDRPVATAS